One window of Trifolium pratense cultivar HEN17-A07 linkage group LG5, ARS_RC_1.1, whole genome shotgun sequence genomic DNA carries:
- the LOC123887551 gene encoding probable complex I intermediate-associated protein 30, whose protein sequence is MSRLRRLFQSSMDATKKALSGSFDDLMPPPEKYIFNFNSKQEIKKWHLYSDSEFGGLSSASLQIPESENGASTGIFSGNLSLEVTQGAKWNISRGGFCGMRSKKFDGFIDLDSYDTIAMKLKGDGRSYISTIYTENWVNSPGQMEDNSWQSFIYVPKDNWYIAKIPLARYLPTWRGNVIDEEIEMNPSRVLGMSLSVNAEGGVPGAKSGPGDFRLELDWIKAIRTQ, encoded by the exons atGTCGAGATTAAGGAGACTGTTCCAATCATCAATGGATGCTACTAAGAAAG CTTTATCTGGTAGTTTTGATGATTTGATGCCACCAcctgaaaaatatatattcaacttCAATTCCAAGCAAGAAATAAAGAAATGGCATTTATATTCTGATTCTGAATTTGGAG GTTTATCATCTGCATCTCTGCAGATACCTGAATCTGAAAATGGTGCAAGTACTGGAATTTTCTCTGGGAATCTTTCTCTTGAGGTTACTCAAGGTGCTAAATGGAATATTAGTAGAGGTGGTTTTTGTGGAATGCGCTCTAAAAAG TTTGATGGCTTCATTGACTTGGATTCATATGATACTATTGCTATGAAACTTAAAGGAGATGGCAGAAGTTATATATCTACT ATCTATACCGAGAATTGGGTTAATTCACCTGGACAAATGGAGGATAACTCATGGCAATCCTTTATTTATGTCCCCAAAGATAACTGGTACATTGCAAAG ATTCCTCTAGCTCGATATCTACCTACTTGGAGAGGGAATGTTATagatgaagaaattgaaatgAATCCATCCCGTGTTCTTGGCATGTCTCTTTCTGTCAATGCGGAGGGTGGTGTTCCAGGTGCTAAATCCGGACCAGGTGATTTCAGACTTGAACTTGATTGGATCAAAGCAATAAGAACACAATGA